In Marinobacter sp. LQ44, the following are encoded in one genomic region:
- a CDS encoding alpha/beta hydrolase, which produces MIVRNVRYISAIMAMSALFLTGCASHQPTPSHSVTLPETEFSVHPSLRYSPDTWPEPLYADLYVPERTDPAPVVLMVHGGGWERRSRSDMTWVAESLASQGFAVLNVDYRFAPDFTFPAQLHDLQIARHWLNRNAGRYGLDTSRVTGFGFSSGAHLVALLATVASTDSDLNRPHGGPETALQAAVAGGLPADLPAFGSGRLLRQLLGAELEEQPDRYQQASPVTHVSAATPPFFLFHGTMDMLVPFSQAKRFAQALDAQGVYHEIYRMRLRGHVTSFLTAGNAVDQAARFLARQGAGPQSAQANER; this is translated from the coding sequence GTGATCGTTCGTAATGTCAGGTATATCAGTGCCATCATGGCCATGTCCGCCCTGTTTCTGACAGGTTGCGCCAGCCACCAGCCAACGCCATCACACTCGGTTACCTTGCCGGAAACCGAGTTCTCTGTGCATCCCTCGCTCCGATATTCGCCGGATACCTGGCCAGAGCCGCTGTACGCCGATCTCTACGTACCTGAGCGCACTGATCCTGCCCCGGTAGTTCTGATGGTTCATGGTGGTGGTTGGGAGCGTCGCTCCCGGAGCGATATGACCTGGGTGGCGGAGTCCCTCGCCAGCCAGGGATTTGCCGTACTCAACGTGGATTACCGGTTCGCCCCGGACTTCACGTTTCCGGCACAGCTGCACGACCTGCAGATCGCCCGCCACTGGCTGAACCGGAATGCCGGCCGCTATGGCCTGGACACCTCCCGGGTCACCGGCTTCGGCTTCTCCTCGGGCGCTCACCTGGTGGCCCTGCTGGCCACCGTGGCCAGTACAGACAGTGACCTGAACAGGCCCCATGGCGGCCCGGAAACAGCTCTACAGGCTGCGGTGGCCGGCGGGCTTCCAGCGGACTTGCCCGCCTTTGGCTCTGGCCGGCTATTGCGCCAGCTTCTGGGGGCTGAATTGGAAGAACAACCCGATCGTTACCAACAGGCGTCTCCGGTTACCCATGTGAGTGCAGCAACACCGCCATTTTTCCTGTTTCACGGCACCATGGATATGTTGGTTCCGTTCAGTCAAGCCAAGCGTTTTGCCCAGGCTCTGGATGCCCAGGGGGTATACCACGAGATCTACCGGATGCGTCTGCGAGGTCATGTCACCAGCTTTCTGACCGCCGGCAATGCGGTCGATCAAGCGGCCCGGTTCCTGGCTCGCCAGGGCGCCGGGCCGCAATCAGCCCAGGCGAACGAACGGTAA
- a CDS encoding DUF6164 family protein encodes MPHHLMNLRNVPDDEADDIRALFEEHEVRYYETPPSRWGISMGGFWVHDDDEATRARALLDDYQARRLQAQREEYLARCERGETGLWYQFRSRPVTFLAALIAIAVILGLSLLPFVRLG; translated from the coding sequence ATGCCCCACCACCTGATGAACCTGCGTAACGTACCCGACGACGAGGCCGACGATATCCGCGCCCTGTTCGAAGAGCACGAAGTACGCTACTACGAAACACCACCCAGCCGTTGGGGCATCAGCATGGGCGGTTTCTGGGTGCATGACGATGACGAGGCCACCCGCGCCCGGGCGCTGCTGGACGATTATCAGGCACGGCGCCTGCAGGCACAGCGCGAAGAGTATCTGGCCCGTTGCGAGCGTGGTGAAACCGGGCTCTGGTATCAGTTTCGAAGCCGGCCGGTCACCTTCCTGGCGGCGCTCATCGCCATTGCCGTTATTCTCGGGTTGAGCCTGTTACCGTTCGTTCGCCTGGGCTGA
- a CDS encoding ectoine synthase: MKIVRVQDIIGTEREVTGPGWTSRRMLLKKDGMGFSFHETIIPAGAELNLWYKHHLEAVYCVAGNGKILDKATGETHEITDGTLYALDKHDQHTLYGGTEDMRLICAFNPPVTGREVHDEDGAYLPDTGED; the protein is encoded by the coding sequence ATGAAAATTGTACGAGTGCAAGACATCATCGGTACCGAGCGCGAAGTCACCGGCCCGGGCTGGACCAGCCGCCGCATGCTGCTGAAAAAAGACGGCATGGGCTTCTCCTTCCACGAAACCATTATTCCCGCCGGTGCCGAGCTGAACCTCTGGTACAAGCATCACCTCGAGGCGGTTTACTGTGTTGCCGGTAACGGCAAAATCCTGGACAAGGCCACCGGTGAAACCCACGAGATCACCGACGGTACCCTGTATGCGCTCGACAAGCACGACCAGCATACCCTGTACGGTGGCACCGAAGACATGCGCCTGATCTGCGCCTTCAACCCGCCGGTCACCGGTCGCGAGGTACACGACGAAGACGGCGCCTACCTGCCCGACACCGGCGAAGACTGA
- a CDS encoding TRAP transporter large permease: protein MGLETLLVIAMFAAFMVLLLLGFPVAWSLAGIGLVFAVLANFLIEHFDADLWFTWNGTIGVLDARLYGVVANELMVALPLFIFMGIMLDRSGIAEKLMHSLVRVLGPLRGGYAITVVIVGVLLAASTGIVGASVVLLGMLSLGPMMQAQYNKSLAVGTACSVGTLGILVPPSIMLVLMADRLGTSDASVGKLFMGALIPGLMLGAMYILYILIASFIKKDLAPAPKNREPLDLRALLDVFLAVVPPMALIIAVLGSIFFGIATTTEASAVGAFGALLMALLSRRLNVKVLRESLYQTSRTTAFIFGIFIGATVFAAVLRGLGGDDVIRDAITGLPFGTTGILITVLFITFLLGFFLDWVEITLIILPLVAPVVFSLGVEPVWFAVMFAICLQTSFLTPPVGFSLFYIKGVCPPGITTRHIYLGVLPFIALQLLGLTLVFWFEPLATWLPNEVYGGR, encoded by the coding sequence ATGGGCTTGGAAACACTTCTGGTTATTGCCATGTTCGCCGCCTTCATGGTGCTGTTGCTGCTGGGTTTTCCAGTGGCCTGGTCATTGGCGGGCATAGGCCTGGTGTTTGCCGTACTGGCGAACTTTCTGATTGAACATTTTGATGCCGACCTCTGGTTCACCTGGAACGGCACCATCGGCGTTCTGGATGCCCGATTGTATGGGGTGGTGGCCAATGAACTGATGGTGGCACTACCGCTGTTTATCTTCATGGGCATCATGCTCGACCGCTCCGGCATTGCCGAGAAGCTGATGCACAGCCTGGTGCGGGTACTCGGACCCCTGCGTGGTGGCTATGCCATTACCGTGGTGATTGTCGGTGTGCTGCTGGCGGCATCCACCGGTATTGTCGGGGCTTCGGTGGTGTTGTTGGGCATGTTGTCCCTGGGGCCGATGATGCAGGCCCAGTACAACAAATCCCTGGCGGTGGGTACTGCGTGTTCCGTGGGCACCCTGGGTATCCTGGTGCCCCCCAGCATCATGCTGGTGTTGATGGCGGATCGTTTGGGCACGTCTGATGCGTCTGTCGGCAAGCTGTTCATGGGGGCGCTGATTCCGGGCCTGATGCTCGGCGCCATGTACATCCTGTACATCCTGATTGCCTCCTTCATCAAAAAGGACCTGGCTCCGGCGCCAAAAAACCGGGAGCCGCTGGATCTCAGGGCGCTTCTGGATGTATTCCTGGCGGTGGTACCGCCGATGGCGCTGATCATCGCGGTGCTGGGTTCCATTTTCTTTGGCATTGCCACCACCACCGAGGCCTCGGCCGTAGGGGCGTTCGGTGCTTTGCTGATGGCACTTCTGAGCCGGCGTTTAAACGTCAAGGTGCTGCGGGAATCCCTGTACCAGACCAGCCGCACCACGGCCTTTATCTTCGGCATCTTTATCGGCGCCACGGTGTTTGCCGCCGTCCTTCGCGGCCTGGGCGGTGATGATGTGATCCGCGATGCCATTACCGGTTTGCCGTTCGGTACCACTGGCATTCTGATCACCGTGCTGTTCATTACCTTCCTGCTGGGCTTCTTCCTGGACTGGGTGGAAATCACCCTGATCATCCTGCCCCTGGTGGCCCCGGTGGTGTTCTCCCTGGGCGTAGAGCCGGTCTGGTTTGCGGTGATGTTCGCCATCTGTCTGCAGACCTCGTTCCTGACCCCGCCGGTAGGGTTCTCCCTGTTCTACATCAAGGGCGTGTGCCCGCCGGGGATCACCACACGCCACATCTACCTGGGTGTGCTGCCGTTTATTGCCCTGCAGCTACTGGGCTTGACCCTGGTGTTCTGGTTCGAACCCCTGGCCACCTGGCTACCCAACGAAGTCTACGGCGGTCGCTGA
- a CDS encoding sigma-54 interaction domain-containing protein — MTELFTDKNKSGLTRDLIEALFPMFEEASAGAIAVDRHTRITWINNSYSHLLGLGDPAQAIGKPVRQVIPQTRMPEVVETGKPLLLDIMEHNQQQLVVTRLPYYDPQGEIEGAVAFVLYDDLQPLTPLVSKYRRLHRDLAAARKALAKKARGTRYSLGDFVGGSPAALEVKRRARLAAGRDMPVLLLGETGTGKEVLAQAIHAVSPRADKPFVGVNVAAIPENLLEAEFFGVAPGAYTGADRRTRDGKFQLADGGTLFLDEVGDMPLPLQAKLLRALQEGEIEPLGSNKVANVDVRVIAATSRNLESMIAEGSFRSDLYYRLNVLEINIPPLRDRLADLGVLCEALLGEICEGQGLRGEITDAGVAALGSYDWPGNIRELRNVLERALTMSEDGDLLDADAIFKVLPRASQRTVPAMAPRPVRPLAQTLAEAEAQAIEQALLACRGNRTKAARLLGISRSVFYEKLAKLS, encoded by the coding sequence ATGACCGAGCTGTTTACCGATAAAAACAAGAGTGGTCTGACAAGAGACCTGATAGAAGCGCTGTTTCCCATGTTCGAGGAAGCCAGTGCCGGCGCCATTGCCGTGGACCGGCACACCCGGATTACCTGGATCAACAACAGCTATTCCCACCTGCTGGGTCTTGGCGACCCGGCCCAGGCGATCGGCAAACCGGTGCGCCAGGTGATTCCTCAAACCCGAATGCCGGAGGTGGTCGAAACCGGCAAACCCCTGCTGTTGGACATCATGGAACACAACCAGCAGCAGTTGGTGGTTACCCGGCTGCCCTATTACGATCCGCAGGGTGAGATTGAGGGGGCGGTTGCCTTCGTCCTTTATGATGACCTGCAACCGCTGACGCCACTGGTATCAAAATACCGTCGCCTGCACCGTGATCTCGCCGCCGCCCGCAAGGCGCTGGCGAAGAAGGCCCGGGGCACCCGTTACAGCCTTGGGGACTTTGTTGGTGGCAGTCCCGCTGCCCTGGAAGTCAAACGGCGTGCCCGTCTGGCCGCTGGCCGGGACATGCCAGTGCTGCTGTTGGGGGAAACCGGTACCGGCAAGGAGGTTCTGGCCCAGGCGATTCACGCGGTATCGCCCCGGGCCGACAAGCCCTTCGTTGGGGTGAACGTGGCGGCCATTCCGGAAAATCTGCTGGAAGCGGAGTTTTTTGGTGTGGCGCCGGGTGCCTACACCGGAGCCGACCGACGTACCCGTGATGGCAAGTTTCAACTGGCCGACGGGGGCACCTTGTTCCTGGATGAAGTGGGCGACATGCCGCTGCCGTTGCAGGCAAAACTGCTGCGGGCCCTCCAGGAGGGGGAAATCGAACCCCTGGGTTCAAATAAGGTGGCCAATGTGGATGTTCGGGTCATCGCGGCAACCAGCCGGAATCTGGAATCGATGATTGCGGAAGGCAGTTTTCGGTCAGACCTCTATTACCGCCTGAACGTGCTGGAAATCAACATACCGCCGCTACGGGACCGCTTGGCGGATCTCGGCGTGCTGTGCGAGGCGCTGCTGGGTGAAATCTGCGAGGGCCAGGGGCTGCGGGGGGAAATTACCGATGCCGGGGTGGCGGCTCTTGGCAGCTACGACTGGCCGGGCAATATCCGGGAATTGCGCAACGTGCTGGAGCGGGCGTTGACCATGAGTGAGGATGGCGACCTGCTGGATGCCGATGCCATCTTCAAGGTGTTGCCCAGGGCGAGCCAGCGCACCGTGCCGGCCATGGCGCCCAGGCCGGTGCGCCCGCTGGCCCAGACCCTGGCCGAGGCGGAGGCCCAGGCCATCGAGCAGGCGCTGCTGGCCTGCCGGGGTAACCGTACCAAGGCAGCCCGTCTGCTGGGCATTTCCCGATCGGTTTTCTATGAAAAGCTGGCGAAGCTGTCCTGA
- a CDS encoding TRAP transporter small permease subunit, translating into MTHEHESPKAPVPAQAGSGLPYNRLSWWLDRFVAGVGKLSSWLWIAVLVVVLANVFSRFILNAGSIWLEELSWHFFGAVMMLTLGFAVVKDDHVRVDVLRERFSLKWQARIELAAILLLALPIVYLMVETLIPYAYSSYVYNERSQAPSGLPYRFIFKSVLPIGMTLVGIALASRALRCCTLLFRFPREIATPEGYGNGEHPHP; encoded by the coding sequence GTGACTCACGAGCACGAATCCCCCAAGGCGCCCGTGCCTGCTCAGGCGGGGTCTGGCCTGCCCTACAACCGGTTGTCATGGTGGCTGGACCGGTTTGTGGCTGGCGTTGGCAAGCTCAGTTCCTGGCTATGGATTGCCGTGCTGGTGGTGGTGCTGGCCAACGTGTTCAGCCGTTTCATTCTCAATGCCGGTTCCATCTGGCTTGAGGAGTTGTCCTGGCACTTCTTCGGTGCCGTCATGATGCTCACGCTGGGTTTTGCGGTGGTGAAAGACGATCACGTTCGGGTGGACGTGTTGCGGGAACGGTTTTCCCTGAAATGGCAGGCGAGAATAGAACTGGCGGCCATCTTGTTGCTGGCCCTGCCCATCGTCTACCTGATGGTGGAAACCCTGATTCCCTACGCCTACAGCTCTTATGTTTACAACGAGCGTTCCCAGGCCCCCAGCGGCCTGCCCTATCGCTTCATCTTCAAGAGCGTGCTGCCCATCGGCATGACCCTGGTGGGTATTGCCCTGGCGTCCCGGGCCCTGCGTTGCTGCACGCTGCTGTTCCGTTTTCCCCGCGAGATTGCCACGCCCGAGGGCTATGGCAACGGCGAACACCCGCATCCGTAA
- a CDS encoding TRAP transporter substrate-binding protein: MSIKQKLSRLTYGITAAAVISGSLISSDALASERVRWQVPLAFPSHLVGLTTPVKHLTENLNAVSGGNIQLRYYEPGELVPPFEIMEAVSTGKYPAGYTWVGYDQGTIPALPLYSGAPFNMEPPAYLAWYYQGEGRELLEEIYAKRNIHPMLCSIIGPEGAGWFAKPIESLDDIDGLRIRFAGIGGKVLEKLGASVTMIPGGELYQALERGTIDATEFSQPAIDKMLGLDQIIKNYIMPGWHQTLTTSHLLVNKDVWNKLKPETRAVIEMGCESATLKGFAESEWAQPTALRDYEKEGVNAQTLPEPVLRELQKVTNEVLDEIAAGDEMFRRVLTSQREFMEHHSIWHSKGYLPRDFYQYD; this comes from the coding sequence ATGTCGATCAAGCAAAAGCTCTCGCGTCTTACCTATGGTATTACCGCTGCGGCTGTGATTTCCGGCAGCCTGATCAGCAGCGATGCCCTGGCATCGGAAAGAGTCCGCTGGCAGGTGCCTCTGGCCTTCCCGTCGCATCTGGTAGGCCTGACTACTCCGGTCAAACACCTGACCGAGAATCTGAACGCGGTTTCTGGCGGCAATATCCAGCTTCGTTACTATGAGCCGGGCGAGCTGGTACCCCCGTTTGAAATCATGGAGGCCGTCAGCACGGGCAAATACCCCGCCGGTTACACCTGGGTAGGTTACGATCAGGGCACGATTCCCGCGTTGCCGCTATACTCTGGCGCCCCCTTCAATATGGAACCCCCTGCCTACCTGGCCTGGTATTACCAGGGCGAGGGCCGCGAGTTGCTTGAAGAAATCTACGCCAAACGCAACATCCATCCCATGCTTTGTTCGATCATCGGCCCCGAGGGTGCCGGCTGGTTCGCCAAGCCGATCGAGAGCCTGGATGACATCGATGGCCTGAGAATCCGTTTCGCCGGCATTGGCGGCAAGGTGCTGGAAAAGCTGGGAGCCTCCGTCACCATGATTCCGGGCGGCGAGCTGTATCAGGCTCTGGAGCGAGGAACCATTGATGCCACCGAGTTTTCCCAGCCGGCCATCGACAAGATGCTGGGCCTGGACCAGATCATCAAGAACTACATCATGCCGGGTTGGCACCAGACCCTGACCACCTCCCACTTGCTGGTGAACAAGGACGTGTGGAACAAACTCAAGCCTGAAACCCGCGCCGTGATCGAAATGGGCTGCGAATCGGCAACCCTGAAAGGCTTCGCCGAAAGCGAATGGGCCCAGCCCACGGCGCTGCGGGATTATGAGAAGGAAGGCGTAAACGCCCAGACCCTGCCGGAGCCGGTACTGCGTGAGCTGCAGAAAGTCACCAACGAAGTACTGGACGAGATCGCAGCCGGAGACGAAATGTTCCGTCGCGTTCTGACCAGCCAGCGTGAGTTCATGGAACATCACTCCATCTGGCACTCCAAGGGCTACCTGCCCCGGGACTTCTATCAGTACGACTGA
- a CDS encoding 3-hydroxybutyrate dehydrogenase: MRLHNQVALITGAGRGIGRAIAEHYAREGARVAVADLTLESAADTVAAIEQAGGTAMALAMDVTDEQAVDQGVAAIIEQWDRLDVALANAGIQHIDPVHKLAFADWSKVMNVHLDGAFLVTRAALRQMYSQGGGTMLYMGSVHSLEASPLKAPYVAAKHGMLGLCRAVAKEGAEHGVRSNIICPGFVRTPLVDKQIPEQAKELGISEEEVISKVMLKNTVDGQFTTLEDVSELAVHLAAFPSAALTGQSIVVSHGWHMQ; this comes from the coding sequence ATGCGTCTTCACAACCAAGTTGCACTCATCACCGGCGCTGGCCGGGGCATTGGCCGGGCCATTGCAGAACATTACGCCCGCGAGGGCGCCCGGGTAGCGGTCGCGGACCTGACGCTGGAAAGTGCCGCCGACACCGTCGCGGCCATCGAGCAGGCCGGCGGCACCGCCATGGCCCTGGCCATGGATGTCACCGATGAGCAGGCGGTGGACCAGGGGGTTGCCGCCATCATTGAGCAATGGGACCGGCTCGATGTGGCCCTGGCCAACGCCGGCATCCAACACATTGACCCGGTGCATAAACTGGCCTTTGCCGACTGGAGCAAGGTGATGAACGTGCATCTGGACGGCGCTTTTCTGGTGACCCGTGCCGCCTTGCGCCAGATGTACAGCCAAGGTGGGGGTACTATGCTGTATATGGGCTCGGTACACTCGTTGGAGGCCTCGCCGCTGAAAGCGCCCTACGTAGCCGCCAAGCACGGCATGCTGGGCCTGTGCCGGGCGGTGGCGAAAGAGGGTGCCGAGCACGGGGTGCGCAGTAACATTATCTGCCCCGGCTTTGTACGCACCCCGCTGGTGGACAAGCAGATTCCCGAGCAGGCCAAAGAGCTGGGCATTTCCGAGGAAGAGGTGATCAGCAAGGTGATGCTCAAGAACACCGTTGACGGCCAGTTCACCACCCTCGAAGACGTATCGGAGCTGGCGGTGCACCTGGCGGCCTTCCCGTCCGCCGCCCTCACCGGCCAGTCCATCGTGGTCAGCCACGGCTGGCATATGCAGTAA
- a CDS encoding DUF2868 domain-containing protein, with product MSHHPLRLLLEFDDRIQRDREQAPAFLHRRDRRFALDCEQQGIRPDAAAWLAHMQRLSGPGSASQANHKLELQWQRIQRGFIAAGALFGVITMAGLLFYDGGQRINITVFLAFVLLQLLLAAATTVQAVTGWQPWAWLQRRLQPQLPGQTLAQLQPLLMARAAHAGGTAFAATGLLTLLVLLTIQDLAFGWSTTLDTAARGYHTLIQAVASPWGWLWPAAVPSQELVEATRFFRAAPESASTAPAQWGQWWPFVVMLWLTWVLVPRLMLLAFSHWLITHKAVRILQQHPGMQALAWRMETPTLDTGNQHNDADDLPDTTTRARTVELSDTDHIVCWAGAGEPELPQQLLGNQTQILKAGGRASLEEDDRVLATLAQALAQSPDPSVMLITRSWEPPTGELHDFLDHARAQWPGNTGVLILPLASDANRAPADHLLQPWLRFTERLPEGFAQVAALPSLPDNPYQTGTERS from the coding sequence ATGAGCCACCACCCCCTTCGTCTGCTGCTGGAGTTTGATGACCGCATCCAGCGCGACAGGGAGCAAGCCCCCGCCTTTCTGCACCGCCGGGACCGGCGTTTTGCACTGGACTGCGAACAGCAGGGCATTCGCCCCGACGCAGCGGCCTGGCTGGCACACATGCAGCGACTCAGCGGCCCCGGCAGTGCAAGCCAGGCGAACCACAAGCTCGAGTTGCAGTGGCAAAGGATTCAGCGTGGTTTTATCGCAGCCGGGGCACTGTTCGGGGTGATTACCATGGCCGGCCTGCTGTTCTACGATGGCGGCCAGCGCATCAATATCACGGTGTTCCTGGCGTTTGTGCTGCTGCAGCTGTTGCTGGCGGCGGCCACCACCGTCCAGGCGGTTACCGGCTGGCAGCCCTGGGCTTGGTTGCAACGGCGGTTGCAGCCGCAACTGCCGGGGCAAACCCTGGCACAGTTGCAACCGCTGCTGATGGCCCGTGCCGCCCACGCAGGCGGTACCGCCTTCGCCGCCACAGGTCTCCTGACCTTGCTGGTGTTGCTCACTATTCAAGACCTGGCCTTCGGCTGGAGCACCACACTGGACACGGCCGCCAGGGGATACCACACACTGATACAGGCGGTCGCCAGCCCATGGGGCTGGCTATGGCCGGCAGCTGTGCCGTCCCAGGAGCTGGTCGAGGCCACACGGTTTTTCCGGGCGGCTCCGGAAAGCGCCAGCACAGCCCCGGCACAATGGGGCCAATGGTGGCCATTTGTCGTCATGCTGTGGCTAACCTGGGTACTGGTGCCCCGTTTGATGCTGCTGGCTTTCAGCCACTGGCTGATCACCCACAAGGCCGTCCGGATTCTGCAGCAGCATCCCGGCATGCAAGCGCTGGCCTGGCGCATGGAAACCCCGACCCTGGACACCGGCAACCAGCACAACGACGCCGACGACCTTCCCGACACCACCACCCGGGCCCGGACCGTCGAACTATCAGACACGGACCATATTGTCTGTTGGGCCGGCGCCGGTGAGCCGGAGTTACCGCAGCAACTACTTGGCAACCAGACCCAGATCCTCAAGGCCGGAGGACGCGCCTCCCTGGAAGAGGATGACCGGGTGCTGGCAACCCTGGCGCAGGCCCTGGCGCAGAGCCCGGACCCCAGCGTTATGTTGATCACCCGCAGTTGGGAGCCCCCCACCGGCGAACTGCACGACTTCCTGGACCACGCCCGGGCACAATGGCCAGGGAATACCGGTGTACTGATACTGCCGCTGGCCTCCGACGCCAACCGGGCGCCGGCCGACCACTTGCTCCAGCCTTGGCTGCGCTTTACCGAGCGACTACCGGAGGGCTTTGCTCAGGTCGCCGCATTGCCATCGTTACCGGATAACCCCTACCAGACTGGAACCGAACGCTCATGA
- a CDS encoding GTPase/DUF3482 domain-containing protein yields MSQQPVFAVVGHPNKGKSSVVATLSQNDAIAIALEPGTTRARQAYPLSVDGQQLYTLVDTPGFQRPRRVLQWLEAHSLSASDHPETVRAFVLQHQGDDRYVDECELLTPIIEGAGIIYVVDGSVPYSAEHEAEMTILRWTGRPSLALINSIGDDDYSDTWQAALGQFFQVVRKFDAVRAPFEQHLSLLKAFGQLEPDWEQTLAQATDLLAQQRQQRRQQAAVLMARALEDMMAYQEKRTLTLDQVASISDASLAETLRDRWYRHQRQREQTLRVNIEHLYQHQRIRRQEAELEWANQHDLFSEDTRKHWAVSKKYLAGAGFGAGAVGGAGIDAVTFGTSLGTGALVGGLIGAAGSYFYGDRLLLPALNIGPLKDGLKSATFGPVQDSQFGYVVLGRAVDHWWHISHRNHAGRDLLELEPADQHWLDRLDKPSRREIQKAFDRCRKQKPLGHPQRESLAIAIEHAMMVYDDWRLNRP; encoded by the coding sequence ATGAGCCAGCAGCCGGTGTTTGCCGTGGTCGGCCACCCCAATAAAGGCAAGTCCAGTGTGGTGGCCACCCTGTCACAGAATGACGCCATCGCCATCGCCCTGGAACCGGGCACCACCCGGGCCCGACAGGCCTACCCGCTGAGCGTTGATGGCCAGCAGCTCTACACCCTGGTGGATACCCCTGGCTTCCAACGGCCCCGGAGGGTACTGCAGTGGCTGGAAGCCCACAGCCTGTCGGCCTCCGACCATCCGGAAACCGTCCGGGCGTTCGTGCTTCAGCACCAGGGGGATGATCGCTACGTGGATGAATGCGAATTGCTGACGCCCATCATCGAAGGTGCCGGGATCATCTACGTGGTGGATGGCTCCGTGCCCTACAGTGCCGAGCACGAGGCGGAAATGACCATCCTGCGCTGGACCGGCCGACCAAGCCTGGCCCTGATCAACAGTATCGGTGATGACGACTACAGCGATACCTGGCAAGCCGCACTTGGACAGTTCTTTCAGGTTGTTCGCAAGTTCGACGCCGTTCGCGCTCCATTCGAGCAACATCTCAGCCTGCTCAAAGCGTTTGGCCAGCTTGAGCCAGACTGGGAGCAGACCCTGGCCCAGGCTACCGACCTGCTGGCCCAGCAGCGACAGCAGCGCCGCCAGCAGGCAGCTGTTCTGATGGCGCGAGCCCTGGAAGACATGATGGCCTACCAGGAGAAGCGCACACTCACCCTGGATCAGGTCGCCAGCATCAGCGATGCCTCCCTGGCAGAAACCCTGCGGGACCGCTGGTACCGGCACCAGCGCCAGCGTGAACAGACCCTGCGGGTGAACATTGAACACCTGTACCAGCATCAACGCATCCGGCGCCAGGAGGCAGAGCTGGAATGGGCCAACCAGCACGATCTGTTCTCCGAAGACACCCGCAAACACTGGGCAGTCAGCAAAAAATACCTGGCCGGCGCCGGCTTTGGCGCGGGCGCGGTCGGGGGCGCCGGCATTGACGCGGTAACCTTCGGCACCTCATTGGGCACCGGTGCCCTGGTGGGTGGGCTGATCGGCGCCGCCGGCAGCTATTTTTATGGTGACCGGCTGCTGCTCCCGGCACTGAACATCGGCCCTCTGAAAGACGGTTTGAAAAGCGCCACGTTCGGCCCTGTACAGGACAGTCAGTTCGGCTATGTTGTCTTGGGCCGAGCCGTCGACCACTGGTGGCACATCAGCCACCGAAACCACGCCGGCCGGGATCTTCTGGAGCTGGAACCGGCCGATCAGCACTGGCTGGACAGGCTGGACAAACCCAGCCGCCGAGAAATCCAGAAAGCCTTCGACCGGTGCCGCAAGCAAAAACCTCTGGGCCACCCGCAACGGGAGAGCCTGGCAATCGCCATTGAGCATGCCATGATGGTTTACGACGATTGGCGGTTGAATCGGCCTTAA